In the genome of Agelaius phoeniceus isolate bAgePho1 chromosome 14, bAgePho1.hap1, whole genome shotgun sequence, the window gttgaaaaagacctttaagatcatcaaatccaaccatCAATTAGTGCCACCACAAACCATGTTCCCAAGTGTCACATCCACACATTTTGTGGACACTTCCACCACCAACCTCAActtcccctggcccagcctgaggccgttccctctcctcctgtccctgttccctggagcacagcccgacccccacagctgtcccctcctgtcaggagtttGCAGAGTCagaagggccccctgagcctcctttgctccaggttcagccccttcccagctcccagatGTTCCTGGTGCTCcaatccccttccccagctcttggatatgctccagcccctcagggtctGCCTTGtcctgaggggcccagaactgaccCCAgcagggggacaatcactgccctgaccctgctggccacagtgGGTGACACCAGCCAGGTGCCAAAGCTGCAATTCCTCCCAAGCAGGACGGCCCCACCCTGCAGCGAGGGAATTGTGCCCCCCTCGGTTGTTTACCCGGCAGAGCTGGAGTCAGGCTGGTACCCAGAGCTgtggtgggagctgcagagcctctCACTGGAACTGGAGAGGAGCCTgtggagagagggaaaagtcTGTGAGCCATGGCAGGATCCAAACTGGCCGCCAGGAGAGCGGCACCACTGCTGGGAGGGGAGATAGACAGCTCAGCCCTTTGCCAGACCTTGTCATGGACAAAACCAACCCCTTTCTCCTTCTACATCTGCCACGGGACAGAGATcctcccctggagaagggatttGGGGAAGTCTCACTTGGAGGGCCATGAGGCAGAAGATCCAATGAGGATGGGCTGAGTGAGTGGGAGCCTgactgggagcagccagggggaGACAGGGCACAGGAGGAACTGCAGGAGATGGGAACGTTCCCAAGGCCAATGGAACTGTCCCCAACTCAGTAATTTGAAGGAAGATTGCGACAAAACTATGGAAAACAGCTCTGTCCATCTGCTTAGCAATGAGACCTGGAATGAGGCTGATCTTTAAGGATCCTGTCCAAGGATCTTCTGCCTCCCCTTCACCCCCACAACCACTCCTTGTTACAGATCCCTCAGACAGCACATGggtgggctggcactgcccatgCAGGAGGGACTGCAGGGGCCCAGGATAATGGTATTCCATACTGGATACCTCCTGCCCCTTCACACAGCCTTGGTCTGGGAGCAGTTCTGTCATTTAACCATTGACATTCTGGGGACAGTGACCCTCTCTCTTTGCTGTGATCTCTGTTTTCCTGCAGCAAAGGCCAGTTCCTGGCCAGGAACCAGCTCCCCATTCTCCTGTCCCTCTCTTCTAGCCTCCCACACAATGAAAAATCTCCAGGGATTTTTCTGGATGTATCCCAGACACTCTGCTAGGCAGCTTTAGCTAGGAATGGTTTAAGAGCTGGTCTGATCATACATCCACTCCCTGgaaaccaatcctccctctctCAGCTCTTGGCTTTGCCTGCTGGCTCCTATGTCATAAATTTCTGGGGGATTTCCCTCGGAGCCCTCGTGACTCCCCATTTACCTGGAGCTGTTAGAGTTTAAGCTGTCCATGTAGAACGGCACCCTGTGGCTTCTCTGGGACATGGACATGGTGGGATCTCTGGGAAAGGAGTCATGGCTGGCGAGAGGAAGTGGAACAGTCTCAAGCTCTGAGTTTGGGCACCTGAGGGATCCTCACCAGGGTGGAATCTGGGCTGGAAtctccctgctgggcactgaCCCCTCCCATGGCAGACCCCACACCTGCTCACACCCAGGCAATGAGCaaatggacacagggacactgggtgGGTGTGGCAGTGGGAGTTCCCTGGCTGGGGAaggatcccagccctgcactcacCGTCCTGCAGGGGGGCTGAAGTCCCCGTGCCCCCTGGCACTGTCAtaccagctgctcctggggctgctgctcccagaatAAACGTTCCCTCTGGGatctgggctgggcctgctggggGACACAAAGCCCTGAGCACACAGCACTGGGAATCTCTGGAGTGCCCACTCTGGGctcacagccactgcctgcttctggcactgccaagccctggcacagcatgcaatccccatccctgaaagtgtccagaaaatgtgtggatgtggcacttgaggctGTGGCTTGGTGGCAACCATGGGACACAGCTGATGATCACAGAGGCCTTTTCCAGCCATAAGAACTCTACagttccatggttccatcatGCAATGCCCCTGTGTCAGCTCTGTGctccacagggacagcaggctcCAAACCCAACACCTGAGAAAAGCCAAAGCATTCCCAAATGGAttgcctggagaagctgtggctgccccatccctggaagtgtccaaggccaggctggatggagcttggagcagcctgggacagtggcaaGTGTCCCATGCCAGCAGCTTTCCCTGTCTCTGCATCCTAAACCCTtcacccccaaatcctcacCTCCTGGTGCTGAACACCTGGCTGTCCACATAGCCTGGAATCCTgtggctgggcacagagcccctgaAGGATTGGTGCTCCTGGAACAGGGGCACGGGGGGCAGGGGCTCGTGGGCACTGCCAACACCCTCCTGGGAGCTGAAGTCAGACCTGCTGAAGAATTAAAACCAGTTTGACCATAAAGCCAAGGGGTGTCTTtgccctgagcagctcccaTGAGTGTTCAGGGTGTGCTGAGGGTGGATCTTGCCACTTCCTAAGGGAACAGGGAGAAATGGGGCACCATGGTGTTaatagaatcacaggatcagggaattccagaatcccagaagggtttgggttagaatggaccttaaatcccacccagtgccacccctgccatggcagggacacctcccactgtcccaatgtccagcctggccttgggcactgccagggatccaggggcagccccagctgctctgggcacctgtgccagggcctgtccaccctgccagggaacaattcccaattcccagtatcccatccatccctgccctctggcactgggagccattccctgggtcctgtccctccatcccttgtccccagtccctctgcagctctcctggagccccttcaggccctgccaggggctctgagctccccctggagctgctcctgtccaggtgagcacccccagctctcccagcctggctccagaggggctctAGCCCTAGAGCAGCTCCGtgccctcctctgggctctctccagcagctccagatcCTTCTGATGCTGAACTGCAACAATTCCTGTGGGaggtccctgcagggctgtgctccttccacAGGGAAAGGTGGCACTGGCAGAGCCTGCATTGGTTCCTGAATTCCCTGGGCCAGGAAATGAGCATTTGGATGCCTTGGGCAGGCCAGGAAGGAGACCTGGAGGTGTGTGAGGGATGTCCTGGTGCCCTGGCTCTGTACCTGTCCCGGTGGGGCTCAGACTCGTTTGCATGTGGAATctctggagctgggatgctGCTTCCTCCAGGAACAGAGCTGGACCTGCCAAGACATGAGACCTTTATGGCCTGTGGAAGCACCCTGAGCACAGAATTCCTGTGGGGTGGAgatgcagcccctggagaaTCTTCTGCCACaaggataaaataaaaacctgcaATATCCCTGCATGGAAATGTGCcagatagaatcatggaatcacagaactgtTTAGGTTGaaaaagccctctaagatcatcaaatGCAACCACCCAGCACTAACCCAAGTCCTCAAATAACCCAAAGCAATGTGAAAAAAACAGATGGAAAATCCAGACCTCTTAAGAAGCAAGGCTGAAAGGAAGGGCCCCAACCACAGCACCTTTAGTGCCTCCTCCAGAGCCCCCTGCAGCAAATTCCCCTTGTCCtcccaggaggaaaagcagTCCCCTCATCACTCTTGCCTTCTTGCAGTGCTTTCCTCACTCTGCACACAGGATGACAGTCCcaggtccctgtccctgctcccagcagtgtcctgggAGTGCAGCTCAGACCTGGGGAGAAGAACACTCTGCTCACCCTCTGTGTTCTCACTGACACACAGGGGAGGGAGCCTCAATTCTTCCAGTTTAGGTGGAAAATATagacaaaagaaaggaaatcagTCTATAAAGTCCTCCCATGTGGACACCCAGCCCTGACTGGGGAAGTTCAAAACCAGACCCAGCGTTACTATGGAGCCCAATGCCAAATTTTATTGCTTGTTGTCTCTCCCTAGACACCCTCTGCTCCCAAAGCTGGGAGCAGATTTCCCAAGTCTAGGAAGGCACTCCTGGCAGTCCAGCTGGACAGGGTTTGATGGCTCCAGCTAAGGAGGATCTTTTCTCCCAGGTTTTCCTATAAAACCATGGTAAAAGGTTCATCCAGTAGAAGCAGCACTAGAATCAGGCACCAGAAGGCCCCAAGTAGCACTAGaagaggtttaggttggatattgggaaaaatttcttcatggaaagggttgtcctCTccatttcttcatggaaagggctgtcctttcctggaaatgttcagGAAATGTGTGGGTGTGGTATTGAGGCCATGGGTTAGTGCTGAACGTGTTGATGGTGCTGGCTGATGCTTGGACTTGATCtgagaggtcttttccaaccttaacaattccTTGACTCTATGAAAAGGAGAACCTGGGAGGATATTTATCAGCAGGGGGGAAGATGCCCAAGGAATGACCCCTCATCCCACAGAAGGCAGGGGGAATATCCCATTCCttacccagccctgctgggttcAGTGGGATCCTTCagcctggggggctctggggggctgTCATGGCCAGGAGCTCCTTGGCCCCTCTCAGTGAGGCTGGCTGAGTCCAGAAACCTAAACCAGACATCCAGGATTGGGAAAACCCATGCTGGGATGGGCAGAAACCCATtccctggagaggagcaggccaggagcaggagccagtATGGCCAGAGCCACTCCAAACATCCCAGATCACCAAGGCTAGACATCCCAGACCACCAACCTCAAACATCCTGGATCACCAAGGCTAGACATCCTGGATCAACAACCCCAGACATCCCGGGCCACCAACCCCAGACATCCCGGACCACCAACCCCAGACATCCCGGGTCACCAACCCCAGACATCCCGGGTCACCAACCCCAGACACCCCGGACCACCAGCCCCAGACACCCCGGGTCACCAGCCCCAGACATCCCGGGTCACCAGCCCCAGACATCCCGGGTCACCAGCCCCAGACATCCCGGACCACCAACCCCACACATCCCAAACCACCAACCCCACACATCCCAAACCACCAACCCCACACATCCCGGATCACCAACCCCACACATCCCGGATCACCAACCCCACACATCCCGGATCACCAACCCCACACACCCCAAACCACCAACCCCACACACCCCAAACCACCAACCCCACACACCCCAAACCACCAACCCCACACACCCCGGGTcaccagccccacacagcccgggtcaccagccccacacagcccggGTCACCAGCCCCACACATCCCAAACCACCAACCCCACACACCCCGGATCACCAACCCCACACACCCCGGATCACCAACCCCACACACCCCAGATCACCAACCCCACACACCCCGGGTCACCAACCCCACACACCCCGGATCACCAACCCCACACACCCCGGATCACCAACCCCACACACCCCGGATCACCAACCCCACACACCCCGGATCACCAACCCCAGACAACCCCGGACCACCAACCCCACACACCCCGGGTCACCAACCCCACACACCCCAGACCCCCCAGTCCTCACCTTGTCTCATCCCAGTAAGGCTGGTGGTGGGATGGGCCCTCAGGATTcgtggagctgctcctctcctcatagcccaggacagagctggaaaCCAGAGCAACACCCATCACATCCCTAAAACCTGGCACCTGGAtcctggcactgctctgctcaCCCGGCCAGCCTTGTGCCAGCTGAAaggtggcactggcactggggttttctctaggacagcccatgtccctgtgctccagctgcttccctgctgctgctgcagcatcctggATTATCAGGGAATTGAAAGGGAGTGACTGAACCCCACTgagagcacaggaggaggaaaaatctGGAGTGCTCAAAGGAGGTGGAGGGGGATACAACACAAAGCTCTTGGTTTATTTAAACCTCAGTTGTTTCCATCCTTGGGAAaaaagcaggagaaggagccTCTTTCTGTGCCTGCCCATTCAGGTTTCCCTTAATGCTCAGGATTGTTCCTACACCCACTAAACTCACCCTATTCTTACCTTTTAAAGGAATATTCTGTGTTCTCAATGTGCACAGGGGTTCTCTCAGTGGGATGAAAAGGGACATCAGGCTGCAAGGCTGacctggcaaaaaaaaatggggaatttagAGCTTCCAGAAATTTCTGGGGGATTTGTATGGAACAGCATACATTTGTATCTGCACTTTGTATCAGCCCAGAAGAGAGGAAAGAATTGTCTCAGAGAACTGATTTGCCCTCAGAAAAACCCATTTTCAATCCTATCCAAGAGGAGGAGAGGCTGGTGGTGGAACTGAGGTGGTTACTGGGATTAAATTCCCACACATGTCTGTACGGGAatttcctgtcctgtcccaggatggagcagctggACAAAGCACAATAGGAGTAACTCTGGGGAAGACATTCCTAcatcaccagcagcagctccaggccatgggatcctcctctcctcagctcAGGGGGATGAATTCATTTCACAGAATCCAGGAATCatggaaaggtttgggttgggaggaccttaaagctcatccagtcccaccccctgccatgggcagggacaccttccgctatcccagggtgctccaagccccagtgtccaacctgacACTGAAACCTGCTCACCTCAATGCCTTTGTTGGGCCAATACAGGGAAATGAATCCCAAAGTAATGGACAGGGGAgggaagcagctccagggagatcAGTGCTGCCAACAGCAGCAACTCCTCCCTGACCATGGACCCCTGGCAAAGTCAGGGGAGCAAAGGCTCTAAAACCCTGTGGGATGGAGGCACTAAAGGCAGTGCTAAAGCTGCTGGATCTGCTCCCAGAATCCCAGGGGCTGGAAAACCCCTCtgggatcattgagtccaacctgtgccccatccccaccttgtccccagcccagagcactgagtgccacatccaatccttccctggacacctccagggatggggactccagacctccctgggcagcccctgccaatgcctgaccaccctttccagaAGAAATTCCCCCTGAATTCCCAGGCTGCTTTTCTGGGAAGAAGTTGTGTAACAGTGAACAGGAAGATGCTGCTCCCACTGTTTACCCACACAGGATTCTCCTTTCCGAGTTGCTTTGTTGCCCAGTTTGGATTCTAATCCCAGCTCTACTCTGGACAAATTGCTTATTCccagcccaggtccctctggaagCAGAGgatgccagccccaggccctgtcacacctggtgtccccctgggagggctggagcagcttctctggagCATCCTCAGGAGCGTGCCAGGAACCAGAGCTGGACCTGAGAGACAAGGAGGTTGgtcccagcaggagctcagcaagAGGAGAAcaccaagaagaaaaaatatccaCCACCAGCTTTTCCTGGCTCCAGGGGAGcatctttccctccctcctgcttAGCCCTGAGAATTTCCTGAAGGGCTGAGCCCCAGATCCAACCCACTCATCCTCATGTGAGGAAAGCAGCTGGAAGAGCCCAGGCCTTTTGAGCTGCCGGGTCAGGCCCACCCTCCTCTGCaagggctgctcccagagctcaTCCACAGGGcagtcccagggcaggagaaCCTCCACCTGCCCCCAACTCtaaaatgaaggagaaaaagggaattttgcaCTTACTCTGGTGGGTAAAACCCATTCTTGGCATCTGTGTGCTCAGCAAAACTGGAAAAGAGAGACACAACTTGAAGAATGTTCTACAGTGACTTTCCCCTGATTTCCTAGAGGAGAGAGCAGTTCTACAAAGCCCATGTGGAATCTGTTTTTCCACCAGTAAAGATCCATTCCAAGATTCCAGCCAGCTCCGGAACAGCAGTTTATGGATTGTGCAGTGCCCAAGTCAGGGATCCCACAGTGACTCTACCTTCCATTcgtggcagccctggtggcttTGGGGGCCCCTTCATCCCATGGGAACCTCTCAGGCTTTTCCTTCAGAGCTTTGTCactagaaaaaaaggaaaattccagTAAAAATGGGACTTGTCAGCATTTGTAATGTATCATCCTAGAGAAATCAGCTGATATTTGGTTAGGGAACAAAATGGGGTTAAATCTCTCCATCAGGATAGGCAGGGCTGCATTCCTGAGCCCAGTGAGTCTGACTGCAGATCATGGATCATGGAACCATGGcccaagagcagcaggagccagcaggcagcaaggaccagcacagccctgggaggaggGACAGCTCCAAGGAATGGCAGCAGGAggcaaagggagcagcaaaaTAAAGGGAAATGCAGGGAGGGGAGTGTTCAGGGGGCAGGATCCCAGAGCAGTGAGGGAGGGGAGATCTCTGCCAGGCTCAGCTTTGCCAGCAGATGCTGCTCTGGGAGTGCAGcccagcccgggctgggggacaccaggagcagggagctgctgttcccCAGCAAATccaggctcagcagcacagagcagcccctgcccagtcctTACCCATCTCCACCCTGGGACACCGTTTCCAAGGAGAATTTCCCACTCAGGGCCTGTCTGTCCTCAccattcctgcagggaaaacagcaggagtgtgagggagggggaggaggagccACAGGAGCTGCACAGAAAGGGCTGCAGGTCTGGATTccaattcccagcacagagctgggcaatGTTCAAACTGTGGCAGGCCCTGGCTTCCATCTGGGAATGTTTCTTCCCAGGTGCTTCTGCCCCTTCCCTGGAATTCTCTGTGTGGTGTTTGCtgttctgtgctgctccatgaacacatggacatggatggatggacagctggacatggatggacagatggatatggatggatggacaggtGTGTTGGagatggatggacagggatgaACAGGtggacatggatggatggacagatggatatggatggatggacaggtGTGTTGGagatggatggacagggatgaACAGGtggacatggatggatggacatggatggacagatggatatggatggatggacaggtGTGTTGGAGATGGATGGACACGGATGAACAGGtggacatggatggatggacatgTGGACAGGTGGGGTGGATGCACAGGTGGAACACATGGTATCAGACAGGGCTGGAGCCAATCACCTGCAGCTCCACCTGCACCTCGTGGCTCCAGAATGTGCTGCCCACCTGGACAGGGGAGGTGGAGATGGACAGGTGGACATGGATGGATGAACAGATGGATacgatggatggatggacaggtGGACATGGATGAATGGACATGTGGGATGGATGGACATGTGGACATGTCCTGGAGGATTTTGTGTCTCCAGGGAATCCCCCCAGGCAGAGCCGAATTCCCCATCCTGCCCTCAGGATCCTGCAGGGCCTCCAGACCCACCTGATTTCAGCAGAAGTGGAGATTTTCCCCAAAGTGTCACTCAGGGATGGGGATGtttggctcctgctgcctggtTTGGGGCTGTAGGAGAGGACAAAGGACAAAATTGTCATTCCTGATCaaaccagctccagctgcagcaaatCTACCCTGCACTGGAGTGTTCCTTATGGGaatgaagaaaatgggaatgaatCATCACTCTTCTCAATCCATTCACTGGCAAAGTCATCTTCTCAGAagcaattttaaattaaaagcacAGATCTTGCCAGGAATGTCCACTTTCTACAGTGGCACACCAGTAAAAGCACCAGGACAAGGGCAGCAGCCAAACCGCTGTTTGCAGTGAGAACTATTCCACCTTTTTTATACACCAGGCATGGATTCAGTCCAAAACCTTGGAAAACAGCTAAAAATTATTCCCTTACACCTGTTTGGCAAGAAAGGATTCAGCTGGATGGGGCCTGGAGCAACCTGAcacagtggaaagtgtccctgcccataggggtgggactggatgggctttaaagtccttccaacccaaaccaatccAGGATTCtacatttgggttttttccttttgggtTTTGACCCCTTCTATCAGGATATTGGCAGATCCTGCCATGGGTTTCAGCCATAAAACCTTTATTAAGAGCTGtctgcagccaggaaaggcttcCCATGGAAAGATGGGTTTGGTTCCTCCCCTTTTCCAGAGTGGTGCCCACAGAGGTCTCTGACCTTCAGCCCAAACTGTCCCACccatcctggctgtgctggaacTCCTACCTggagggagaggctgctgctgcctttggctcATCCCAGGAAGGCCCAGGGCTGGTTTTTCTTAGCCCATTAGCACTGACAAACAAAAAAGGAGAGCAACAAATCAACAAAACATTAACCCAGGTGATTGTTAGGAGCTTCTCCCATGGGAGCACAAATGCTGCTTTGTGcccacagctcctgtgctgctccctgagcagtgtccctgtgctctgtggcactgctgtcaCTCACATCTGCCTTTCTGCTCGGGTTTAGAAActgattttccccatt includes:
- the ZNF185 gene encoding LOW QUALITY PROTEIN: zinc finger protein 185 (The sequence of the model RefSeq protein was modified relative to this genomic sequence to represent the inferred CDS: substituted 2 bases at 2 genomic stop codons) — its product is MLQVHGSCWLXAVAEGEGAAETMMSLGVTKGGLIPPTDEDRRRIIRQMKVRTTLRGDKSWIQHHNSDSEEEKSSPLSGQAGGAPPAPKPAAPQQDRSSASKPQSGYLIRGVFTRTIDKSSSAPDPSPSSPAQKNTAPKGQSRSPSGYRMTTEDYKKLAPYNVRQKSVDGEEEDVPFSPDEHKKRTEAANSVLRRSAGRERAYVLSAAKKSNGSPTQEFPPLFAKRIEIEEEEGQQRRSPTVPASSRGAPESSSPKPGSRSQTSPSLSDTLGKISTSAEIRNGEDRQALSGKFSLETVSQGGDGDKALKEKPERFPWDEGAPKATRAATNGSFAEHTDAKNGFYPPESSSGSWHAPEDAPEKLLQPSQGDTRSALQPDVPFHPTERTPVHIENTEYSFKSSVLGYEERSSSTNPEGPSHHQPYWDETRFLDSASLTERGQGAPGHDSPPEPPRLKDPTEPSRAGSSSVPGGSSIPAPEIPHANESEPHRDRYRARAPGHPSHTSSCSGQRHPLALWSNWFXFFSRSDFSSQEGVGSAHEPLPPVPLFQEHQSFRGSVPSHRIPGYVDSQVFSTRSRPSPDPRGNVYSGSSSPRSSWYDSARGHGDFSPPAGRHDSFPRDPTMSMSQRSHRVPFYMDSLNSNSSRLLSSSSERLCSSHHSSGYQPDSSSAGRGILFVKEYVNTGGFAASPRHSSGSLVDLSDLERSSYSHHSYLSSAPLHRSSEPLCSYCSREIRDCPKIIIEHLNIHCHEYCFRCGICHKAMGDLLDKIFIHRDIVHCDKCYEKLF